From the Salinimicrobium tongyeongense genome, one window contains:
- the era gene encoding GTPase Era — MAHKAGFVNIVGNPNVGKSTLMNAFVGEKLSIITSKAQTTRHRILGIVNGEDFQVILSDTPGIIKPAYQLQESMMDFVKSAFEDADVLVYMVEIGEKELKDEAFFNKIINSEIPVLLLLNKIDKSNQAELEEQVQLWKEKVPNAEIYPISALQGFNVAEVFSRIVEFLPESPAFYPKDTLTDKPERFFVNEIIREKILMHYKKEIPYSVEIDTEEFFEEEEIIRMRSIIMVERETQKGIIIGHKGAALKRVGVEARKDLEKFFGKQVHLELYVKVNKNWRSDLKQLRRFGYSGDRK, encoded by the coding sequence ATGGCACATAAAGCAGGATTTGTAAATATTGTAGGGAACCCAAACGTGGGCAAGTCAACCCTAATGAACGCCTTTGTTGGGGAAAAGCTTAGTATTATTACCTCCAAGGCGCAAACTACGCGGCACCGTATTCTGGGAATAGTGAATGGAGAAGATTTTCAGGTGATCCTTAGTGATACTCCGGGGATCATAAAACCGGCTTACCAGTTACAGGAATCGATGATGGATTTTGTGAAGTCGGCTTTTGAAGATGCCGACGTGCTTGTGTACATGGTCGAAATTGGTGAAAAGGAACTAAAAGACGAGGCTTTTTTTAATAAGATCATCAATTCTGAAATCCCTGTTTTATTACTTCTGAATAAGATCGACAAATCTAACCAGGCTGAACTCGAAGAACAGGTACAGCTGTGGAAGGAAAAAGTTCCCAATGCCGAAATTTACCCGATATCTGCGCTTCAGGGCTTTAATGTGGCTGAAGTATTCAGCCGCATTGTAGAATTCCTTCCCGAATCTCCTGCTTTTTACCCGAAAGATACCCTTACCGATAAACCCGAACGTTTCTTTGTGAACGAGATCATCCGCGAAAAGATCCTGATGCACTACAAAAAGGAAATTCCTTACAGTGTAGAGATCGATACCGAAGAATTCTTCGAAGAAGAAGAGATCATTCGCATGCGCAGCATTATCATGGTTGAGCGGGAAACCCAAAAAGGGATCATCATTGGGCATAAAGGTGCAGCCTTAAAAAGAGTGGGTGTAGAGGCCCGCAAAGACCTCGAGAAATTCTTCGGGAAGCAGGTGCACCTTGAACTCTATGTGAAAGTGAACAAAAACTGGAGGAGCGACCTCAAGCAACTGCGGCGCTTTGGCTATTCCGGAGACAGGAAGTAA
- a CDS encoding DUF4403 family protein, with product MEGNNPDNKHNVILRLPVRIDYQVLEDYLQKKLQGKILSKGKAGGETSDHARIQKISLQKSHLEDFDLAVHVRLSLLTTFFRNKEISAVAHLAIAFHEAEQEVLIRRFKVEGENNGWFVNTLVEALINNFLYSKLKSKMKFDIRPVVEAQLEKINEKLANALEITDGVNLTGKINELRIQEIIAGQRKLLVSVSILGTNVLNIESINF from the coding sequence ATGGAAGGAAATAATCCTGATAACAAGCATAATGTGATTTTACGACTGCCGGTGAGAATAGATTACCAGGTGCTTGAAGACTATCTGCAAAAGAAACTGCAGGGAAAGATCCTTAGCAAGGGAAAGGCTGGCGGGGAAACTTCCGATCATGCCCGAATTCAAAAGATCAGTCTTCAAAAAAGCCATTTAGAAGACTTTGACCTGGCCGTGCATGTACGCTTAAGCCTTCTCACCACATTTTTCAGAAATAAAGAAATTTCTGCCGTGGCCCATCTCGCCATAGCTTTTCATGAAGCAGAGCAGGAGGTGCTCATAAGGCGCTTTAAAGTGGAGGGGGAGAACAATGGCTGGTTTGTAAACACGCTGGTGGAGGCGCTTATCAACAATTTTCTGTATTCAAAGCTGAAATCGAAAATGAAGTTTGACATTAGGCCTGTAGTTGAAGCTCAACTGGAGAAGATCAATGAAAAACTGGCCAATGCCCTTGAAATTACAGACGGCGTGAACCTCACCGGGAAAATAAACGAACTCCGTATCCAGGAGATTATTGCCGGTCAGCGAAAGTTGCTGGTTTCGGTAAGTATTTTGGGGACTAATGTGCTCAATATTGAAAGTATCAACTTCTAG
- a CDS encoding gamma carbonic anhydrase family protein gives MPLILPVEEKSPEIGKNCFIAENATIVGDVTLGSECSVWFTAVIRGDVNSIRIGDRTNIQDGAVIHCTYKKAATTIGNDVSIGHRAIVHGCHIKDRSLVGMGAIVMDDAIVEEGCIIAAGAVVLEKTVCEAGHIYAGIPAKKVKKLSEAQIANLKKTAANYIMYSSWFDNEPVKQSPL, from the coding sequence ATGCCACTTATCTTACCCGTAGAAGAAAAAAGCCCCGAAATAGGAAAAAATTGTTTCATTGCAGAAAATGCGACCATAGTTGGAGATGTCACTTTGGGCAGCGAGTGTTCGGTATGGTTCACTGCCGTTATTAGAGGAGACGTAAATTCCATTCGCATTGGAGACAGAACGAACATACAGGATGGTGCCGTAATTCACTGCACCTACAAAAAAGCAGCTACCACCATAGGAAATGACGTTTCTATAGGCCACCGGGCAATAGTTCACGGCTGCCATATAAAAGATCGCTCCCTGGTGGGGATGGGGGCCATTGTGATGGATGACGCTATAGTTGAAGAAGGCTGTATTATTGCGGCGGGGGCCGTTGTGCTCGAAAAAACAGTTTGTGAAGCCGGCCACATCTACGCCGGAATTCCTGCAAAAAAGGTTAAAAAATTATCTGAAGCCCAAATTGCCAACCTCAAAAAAACTGCCGCTAATTATATCATGTACAGTAGCTGGTTTGACAATGAGCCGGTAAAACAGAGCCCTTTATAA
- a CDS encoding STAS/SEC14 domain-containing protein, with product MTNSFAFSDDVVGVLIDTELNDEKLEEITNLLEQKMENNLSVSLYLEDESKQGITLLAYLKSLFFHYAHPYSIRKVAIVTDLKWFQRSMEAKDFIIEADLKTFDISDRLDAMNWVMQ from the coding sequence ATGACAAATTCCTTTGCTTTTTCAGATGATGTAGTGGGGGTTTTGATCGACACCGAACTCAACGATGAGAAATTAGAAGAGATAACAAATCTTCTTGAGCAGAAGATGGAAAATAATCTCTCGGTGAGCCTTTATTTAGAAGATGAAAGCAAACAGGGCATTACTTTGTTAGCATACCTTAAAAGTCTGTTTTTTCACTATGCTCATCCTTATTCCATTCGCAAAGTTGCTATAGTGACCGACCTTAAATGGTTTCAGAGATCGATGGAAGCAAAAGACTTTATAATTGAAGCCGACCTTAAAACCTTTGATATCAGCGATCGGCTGGATGCAATGAACTGGGTGATGCAATAA
- a CDS encoding CPXCG motif-containing cysteine-rich protein has protein sequence MYEHFFHCPYCWEEVSMLLDPSIARQEYIEDCEVCCNPIEVTASFEEGELTAFDVRDMGQ, from the coding sequence ATGTACGAGCATTTCTTTCATTGTCCTTATTGCTGGGAAGAGGTTTCTATGTTGCTCGACCCCAGCATAGCCCGGCAGGAGTATATAGAAGATTGTGAAGTGTGTTGCAACCCTATTGAAGTTACAGCTTCTTTTGAAGAAGGGGAATTGACTGCTTTTGATGTTAGGGATATGGGGCAGTAA
- a CDS encoding ABC-F family ATP-binding cassette domain-containing protein, whose protein sequence is MLNIHNLSVAFGGEYLFEEITFRLGGGDRVGLIGKNGAGKSTMLKILSGEMEPDTGQIAADKDLKIGFLKQDIDFVEGRTVLEESYEAFEEIKKLEKQLEQINTQLAERTDYESDAYHQLMVDLNDVQHQYEIHGGYNYQGETERILQGLGFKREDFNKLTNTFSGGWRMRIELAKLLLQQNDILLLDEPTNHLDIESIIWLEGFLNNYPGAVVIVSHDKMFLDNVTNRTIEISLGRIYDFNKPYSKYLVLRKELREQQLASQKNQEKQIQQTEKLIEKFRAKASKASMAQSLIKKLDKIDRIEVDEDDNSVMNVKFPVSVVPGKVVIEAHHISKSYGHKNVLKDIDLLIERDSKTAFVGQNGQGKSTLAKILVGELEYKGDLKLGHNVQIGYFAQNQAEYLDGSKTVLDTMIDAANEKNRAKVRDILGSFLFRGDEVDKYVRVLSGGERNRLALAKMLLQPFNVLVMDEPTNHLDIKSKNVLKDALKSFEGTLILVSHDRDFLQGLTNKVYEFKDHRIKEYLGDIDYYLEQRKLVDMREVEKRDVEKQGPKDSTNKDSYQNQKKLKSLNNKLSNIEARVTRLEKEIKEKDIELATNYEETIKKPDYLEKYQAKKKELEKAMKEWEQVQEELEQVS, encoded by the coding sequence ATGTTGAATATCCATAATTTATCGGTCGCCTTTGGCGGAGAGTATTTGTTTGAAGAGATCACCTTTAGGCTTGGTGGTGGTGACAGGGTGGGGCTAATAGGTAAGAACGGTGCCGGAAAATCTACCATGCTCAAGATCCTCTCGGGCGAAATGGAACCCGATACAGGGCAAATTGCAGCCGATAAAGACCTGAAAATAGGTTTTCTTAAGCAGGATATAGATTTTGTGGAAGGGCGTACGGTGCTTGAAGAATCTTATGAGGCCTTTGAAGAGATCAAGAAACTGGAAAAGCAGCTGGAACAAATCAACACTCAGCTGGCCGAACGTACCGATTATGAGAGTGACGCATATCACCAGCTTATGGTAGACCTCAACGATGTGCAGCACCAGTATGAGATTCACGGCGGGTACAATTACCAGGGGGAGACAGAGCGCATTTTGCAGGGGCTTGGTTTTAAAAGGGAAGATTTTAATAAGCTCACCAATACCTTTTCGGGAGGATGGAGAATGCGAATTGAACTTGCAAAATTGCTGCTGCAGCAAAACGACATTCTTCTGCTTGATGAGCCTACCAACCACCTCGATATTGAATCTATTATCTGGCTCGAAGGGTTTTTGAACAATTATCCCGGGGCTGTGGTCATCGTGTCTCACGATAAGATGTTCCTTGATAATGTGACCAACCGGACGATTGAAATCTCCCTGGGAAGGATTTACGATTTCAATAAACCGTATTCAAAATACCTTGTACTTCGGAAGGAATTGAGGGAGCAACAGCTGGCTTCTCAAAAGAACCAGGAAAAGCAAATTCAGCAGACGGAAAAGCTGATTGAGAAATTCAGGGCCAAGGCTTCAAAGGCAAGCATGGCGCAATCGCTCATCAAGAAGCTCGACAAAATAGACCGTATTGAAGTAGATGAAGACGATAACTCGGTGATGAATGTAAAGTTTCCGGTTTCTGTAGTGCCCGGCAAAGTGGTCATTGAAGCTCATCATATCAGCAAGAGTTACGGGCATAAAAATGTACTGAAGGATATCGACCTGTTGATTGAACGGGATTCAAAAACTGCTTTTGTGGGACAAAACGGGCAGGGAAAATCTACCCTGGCCAAGATCCTGGTGGGGGAACTCGAGTATAAAGGAGATTTGAAATTGGGGCATAATGTGCAGATAGGGTATTTTGCGCAGAACCAGGCAGAATATCTTGACGGTTCCAAGACAGTTTTAGATACTATGATAGATGCTGCCAATGAAAAGAACCGGGCAAAGGTGAGAGACATACTCGGGTCTTTTTTATTCCGCGGTGATGAGGTAGATAAGTACGTGAGGGTGCTTTCTGGGGGAGAGCGAAATAGATTGGCATTGGCTAAAATGCTGCTTCAGCCTTTTAATGTGCTGGTAATGGATGAGCCTACCAACCACCTTGACATCAAATCTAAAAACGTTTTAAAAGACGCCCTGAAAAGCTTTGAAGGTACGCTCATCCTGGTGTCTCACGACAGGGATTTTCTTCAGGGGCTTACCAATAAGGTTTACGAGTTCAAAGACCACAGGATCAAAGAATATCTTGGGGATATAGATTATTACCTGGAGCAGCGAAAACTGGTAGATATGCGGGAGGTAGAGAAGAGGGATGTTGAAAAGCAGGGGCCTAAAGACAGTACGAATAAAGATTCTTACCAGAACCAGAAGAAACTGAAATCCCTTAACAATAAGCTGAGCAATATAGAAGCCCGTGTCACCAGGCTTGAGAAAGAGATCAAAGAAAAAGATATTGAGCTGGCGACAAATTATGAAGAGACCATTAAGAAGCCAGATTATCTTGAAAAGTACCAGGCAAAAAAGAAGGAGCTTGAAAAGGCCATGAAGGAGTGGGAGCAGGTACAGGAAGAACTTGAGCAGGTAAGTTAG
- a CDS encoding DUF983 domain-containing protein, giving the protein MNSLKGNKLYSIFTGTCPVCQEESMYKASNPYKVSKLFAMHDRCSNCGTKYKMEPSFFFGAMYVSYAVGIAFATAAFVISYFFLSLPLLPTFIIIVATLVIFLPVIVRWSRNIWINFFFSYDPKKAKS; this is encoded by the coding sequence ATGAATTCTTTAAAAGGAAATAAACTCTACAGTATTTTCACCGGCACATGCCCGGTGTGCCAGGAAGAGAGTATGTATAAGGCAAGTAACCCTTACAAGGTCTCGAAGCTCTTTGCCATGCACGATCGCTGCTCAAATTGCGGCACCAAGTACAAAATGGAACCTTCTTTCTTTTTTGGTGCCATGTATGTGAGCTATGCGGTGGGAATTGCCTTCGCCACCGCCGCTTTTGTGATCTCTTACTTCTTTTTAAGCCTGCCCCTGCTGCCCACCTTTATCATTATTGTGGCCACGCTGGTTATATTCCTGCCGGTCATAGTTCGGTGGAGCAGGAATATCTGGATCAACTTCTTTTTTAGTTATGATCCAAAAAAGGCAAAAAGCTAA
- a CDS encoding NAD(P)/FAD-dependent oxidoreductase, with protein MKDYIIVGAGLSGTCLAYRLEKAGKSFVVFDDGSQEASKVAGGFMNPVILKRFTLAWKADVQLAKAYDFYKEMEKHLQKTFLGPLEVYRRFSSVEEQNNWFAAADKPKIAPFLDTKLVASVNKHIPGKFSFGKVLKTSRIDPRYLLESYSEHLQEKGWLLQDTFDHNALQLTGSGVQYKNTAAKNVIFCEGFGLQQNPFFSYLPLRGNKGEYIIIKAPNLDLEVGVKSSIFIFPAGGDHYAVGATYSNTDKTPEPTQAAREELVEKLKDLIKTDFEVVGQVAGLRPSTIDRRPMLGQHPEHKNLYTCNGFGSRGILIAPSVSEELLDFIEEGKALDPEVDISRFTKKWYKRA; from the coding sequence ATGAAAGACTATATTATTGTTGGGGCAGGCCTTAGCGGAACCTGCCTTGCATACAGGCTCGAAAAAGCCGGAAAATCCTTTGTTGTTTTTGATGATGGCAGCCAGGAAGCCTCAAAAGTGGCCGGCGGCTTCATGAACCCGGTGATCCTGAAACGCTTTACCCTTGCCTGGAAAGCCGATGTACAACTCGCAAAAGCTTACGATTTCTATAAGGAGATGGAAAAGCATCTCCAAAAGACCTTTTTAGGCCCTCTTGAGGTCTACAGGCGGTTCTCGTCTGTAGAAGAGCAGAACAACTGGTTTGCCGCGGCCGATAAGCCTAAAATCGCCCCTTTTCTCGATACAAAACTTGTCGCTTCGGTGAATAAGCATATTCCCGGCAAATTTTCCTTCGGAAAAGTATTGAAAACCTCCCGAATTGATCCGCGTTACCTTCTGGAATCCTATTCTGAACACCTTCAGGAGAAAGGCTGGCTGTTACAGGATACCTTTGATCATAATGCACTGCAATTAACAGGTTCGGGCGTTCAGTATAAAAACACAGCTGCCAAAAATGTCATTTTTTGCGAAGGTTTCGGGCTTCAGCAAAATCCGTTTTTCAGCTATCTTCCGTTAAGGGGGAATAAAGGGGAATACATCATCATAAAAGCCCCGAACCTCGACCTGGAAGTGGGTGTAAAATCGTCTATCTTTATATTTCCGGCAGGGGGAGACCACTACGCCGTGGGGGCAACCTATAGCAATACCGATAAAACCCCCGAACCTACACAGGCCGCCCGGGAGGAACTTGTTGAAAAACTGAAGGACCTCATAAAAACCGATTTTGAGGTGGTAGGCCAGGTAGCAGGCTTGCGGCCTTCTACCATAGACCGCAGGCCAATGCTGGGGCAGCACCCAGAGCACAAGAATTTGTACACCTGCAATGGTTTTGGGAGTCGCGGGATTCTCATAGCTCCTTCAGTTTCCGAAGAACTTCTGGACTTTATTGAAGAAGGAAAAGCCCTTGACCCCGAAGTTGATATCTCCAGGTTTACCAAAAAATGGTATAAAAGAGCTTAG
- the porN gene encoding type IX secretion system ring protein PorN/GldN has protein sequence MNWNQLLLGLCGLLVSVTSFGQSNLLNAKSPDEIGAPTRAELTYGKNDPLEYGYVDDRDVLWAKTTWEIIDLDERVNFPLYYPIDTNQIGGSRRSLYDVLVAGIKSGKIKNIYADSYFNDKRTLNDIQAALSKVDTTDLGIEQYNAGEEIDPQYISRRDISSADIAEYHIRGYWYFDKRQAELKYRLLAIAPVAPDVNFIDQGGASALVELFWVWFPGAREVLNEAYAFNPDNTSNPVSFDHLLNSRRFNAVIYAEDNVQGNRQVDDYISNNAFMQLLESKRIKEQIRNFEQDMWNY, from the coding sequence ATGAACTGGAACCAATTATTGTTAGGATTATGCGGATTGCTCGTTTCGGTGACCTCTTTTGGCCAAAGCAACCTTCTTAACGCCAAAAGTCCCGACGAGATAGGAGCTCCAACCAGAGCCGAGCTTACCTATGGAAAGAACGATCCTTTGGAATATGGATATGTGGATGACAGGGATGTGCTGTGGGCAAAAACCACCTGGGAGATCATAGATCTTGACGAAAGGGTGAATTTTCCGCTGTATTATCCTATAGATACTAACCAGATTGGTGGTTCGAGACGCTCTCTTTACGACGTGCTCGTAGCCGGGATCAAAAGCGGAAAGATCAAAAATATCTATGCCGATTCTTACTTCAATGACAAACGTACCCTGAATGACATCCAGGCAGCATTGTCTAAGGTAGATACTACAGATCTTGGTATTGAGCAGTACAACGCCGGGGAAGAGATTGATCCGCAGTACATCAGCCGAAGGGATATCTCTTCAGCCGATATTGCCGAGTACCACATTCGCGGGTACTGGTATTTTGATAAGCGCCAGGCCGAGCTTAAGTACAGGCTGCTGGCCATTGCACCGGTTGCCCCCGATGTTAACTTTATAGACCAGGGTGGGGCTTCTGCTTTAGTAGAGCTCTTCTGGGTGTGGTTTCCGGGTGCAAGGGAAGTGTTGAACGAAGCTTACGCCTTTAACCCCGATAATACTTCAAACCCTGTGTCATTTGACCATTTGCTCAACTCGCGAAGGTTCAACGCAGTGATTTATGCTGAAGATAACGTACAGGGCAACCGCCAGGTAGACGACTACATAAGCAACAATGCCTTTATGCAGTTACTGGAGTCTAAAAGGATAAAAGAGCAGATAAGGAATTTTGAACAAGATATGTGGAACTACTAA
- the porM gene encoding type IX secretion system motor protein PorM/GldM, which produces MASGKQSPRQKMINLMYLVFIAMMALNMSKEVLTAFGMINESLAESNASVTERNAAAIAGLATKAQEQPAKYVPLQEKAEQIHTLTTNFTTYIDNLKEKALEDIEGEERQDYEAMDQSAKLDEYLFSSGQPSEAGKEFLAEIEKYREGVANVLGEDFSQIASEVRREFSTEPVVDGEGVKRPWLSYNFEGFPLIASITKLTQMQGDAKSAENDALSAMLSGQLQSDVSLTNYEAIVIPDKTAFFSGEQFSGKVVLGRVDPSLRFENVVINGNEVASTQAGQVQLKFPAGNVGEQKITGQLQFKEGDSIVEIPVNSSYSVIPKPNSAVISADKMNVVYRGVANPMTISIPGVGNVSANAPGLRSAGGAGNYVMDVTTLQAREVTINVSGELPGGEKVSDSKTFRVRDIPRPVGTVRGEDGTVRMQRQNLEISTIGASLPDFEFDVDLRVTGFKFRVPGQPTIQVRGQKLDQSAIGALRRAGRGETIQIFDVEAQLAGNSGYKLKQVSPVLVELTN; this is translated from the coding sequence ATGGCGTCTGGAAAACAATCCCCAAGACAGAAGATGATTAACCTAATGTATCTGGTTTTCATCGCGATGATGGCTCTAAATATGTCCAAAGAAGTGCTTACTGCCTTTGGAATGATCAACGAAAGTTTAGCCGAATCAAATGCCTCTGTTACTGAACGAAATGCCGCTGCAATTGCAGGTTTGGCAACAAAAGCTCAGGAGCAGCCGGCAAAATACGTTCCGTTGCAGGAAAAAGCGGAGCAAATTCACACCTTAACAACTAATTTCACTACTTATATTGATAATCTAAAGGAAAAAGCCCTTGAAGATATTGAAGGGGAAGAGCGTCAGGATTACGAGGCGATGGATCAATCTGCTAAGCTTGATGAATACCTTTTCTCAAGCGGGCAGCCAAGTGAAGCCGGAAAAGAATTTCTTGCCGAAATTGAAAAATACCGCGAAGGTGTTGCAAATGTATTAGGAGAAGATTTTTCTCAAATTGCATCTGAAGTCAGAAGAGAATTTAGCACAGAACCAGTTGTAGATGGTGAAGGTGTAAAACGCCCATGGTTATCATATAACTTTGAAGGGTTTCCGCTAATTGCATCTATTACAAAACTTACCCAAATGCAGGGGGACGCAAAATCTGCAGAAAATGATGCACTTTCGGCAATGCTTTCGGGCCAATTGCAAAGCGATGTTTCCTTAACTAATTACGAAGCTATTGTGATCCCCGATAAGACCGCCTTCTTCAGTGGAGAGCAGTTCTCAGGAAAAGTTGTTTTGGGAAGGGTAGATCCGTCACTTCGATTTGAGAATGTTGTGATCAACGGTAATGAAGTAGCGTCTACACAGGCCGGGCAGGTGCAGCTTAAATTTCCTGCAGGAAATGTAGGTGAGCAAAAAATCACCGGTCAGCTTCAGTTTAAAGAAGGAGATTCTATTGTAGAAATTCCTGTGAACAGTTCTTATAGCGTAATTCCGAAGCCAAATTCCGCAGTAATATCAGCAGATAAAATGAACGTGGTGTACCGGGGGGTGGCAAACCCAATGACCATCTCTATACCAGGAGTGGGTAATGTATCGGCAAATGCGCCGGGGCTTAGATCTGCCGGTGGAGCCGGAAATTACGTTATGGATGTTACCACCTTGCAGGCTCGTGAAGTAACCATCAACGTAAGTGGTGAACTTCCGGGAGGAGAAAAAGTAAGCGACAGTAAAACATTCAGAGTACGCGATATTCCAAGACCTGTTGGAACCGTAAGAGGGGAAGACGGTACTGTGAGGATGCAGCGTCAAAACCTTGAAATTTCAACCATTGGTGCAAGCCTGCCCGACTTCGAATTTGATGTTGACCTAAGGGTGACCGGCTTTAAATTTCGTGTGCCGGGCCAACCTACCATTCAGGTTAGGGGGCAAAAGCTTGACCAGAGTGCTATTGGAGCCCTTAGAAGAGCAGGCAGGGGTGAAACAATCCAGATCTTTGATGTGGAAGCCCAACTGGCCGGAAACTCAGGATATAAGCTAAAGCAGGTATCTCCGGTACTGGTTGAATTAACAAATTAA
- the porL gene encoding type IX secretion system motor protein PorL/GldL → MAQSKSSKKLMNMVYGLGASVVILGALFKIMHWPFGNLMLIIGLIVEAIVFAVSAFEPVDDEVDWSLVYPELAGGEATARNNQALVSNEETEGMLSKKLDNILREAKIDASLMSSLGESIRNFEGAAKNITPTVDAMASQKKYSEEMSLAANQLESLNSIYKVQVESASRQAEVNEAVAENADRLNKQMESLASNLSSLNNVYGGMLSAMHVKA, encoded by the coding sequence ATGGCACAATCAAAGTCGAGTAAGAAATTAATGAATATGGTGTATGGTTTGGGTGCTTCTGTGGTTATCCTAGGAGCACTTTTTAAAATTATGCACTGGCCTTTCGGAAACCTCATGCTTATCATTGGTCTTATTGTAGAGGCAATTGTATTTGCTGTCTCTGCGTTTGAACCTGTAGATGATGAGGTAGACTGGTCTTTAGTTTATCCTGAACTAGCCGGTGGGGAAGCCACTGCCCGAAACAACCAGGCACTTGTGAGCAATGAGGAAACTGAAGGGATGTTGTCTAAGAAACTTGATAACATTTTGCGCGAGGCCAAGATTGATGCCAGCTTAATGAGCAGCCTTGGCGAAAGCATTAGGAATTTTGAAGGTGCCGCAAAAAATATTACCCCTACCGTAGATGCTATGGCTTCTCAAAAGAAGTACAGCGAAGAAATGAGCCTTGCAGCAAACCAGTTGGAGTCATTGAACAGCATTTATAAAGTACAGGTAGAATCTGCTTCACGCCAGGCAGAAGTAAATGAGGCAGTTGCCGAAAACGCTGATAGATTGAACAAGCAAATGGAGTCTCTGGCTTCAAATCTTTCTTCTCTAAACAATGTTTATGGAGGAATGCTTTCTGCTATGCACGTTAAGGCTTAA
- the porK gene encoding type IX secretion system lipoprotein PorK/GldK — translation MRKIFSLIAVISVLASCGRGDQGQLVGAQGKKWHPEKPLGMTLIPGGAFIMGKSDDDIAGLNNAPPKTVTVRSFYMDETEITNAEYRQFVNWVKDSITRMKLAIFAEEIGETPGTGGIGEFAFADSEEGEMTPYEQYMYDNYFSLGGYEGRKINKDVDIIWDTRDYPDAYYAEVMDTLYIPIEEAYNGQRSFDVNHLKFRYTWMDVSGAARAEPGRRTDFIETEEIKIYPDTTVWIKDFNYSYNEPMHNDYFWHEAYGEYPVVGVSWKQARAFAQWRTLYHNAYRKSRGKHNVNSYRLPTEAEWEYAARGGLESATYPWGGPYTKNDRGCFMANFKPLRGDYAADQALYTVEAKSYEPNDYGLYNMAGNVAEWVFSSYDPASYEYSSSMNPSVNDEANMKKVVRGGSWKDVAYFLQVSSRDYEYADSARSYIGFRTVQDYLGTDLTLNQTR, via the coding sequence ATGAGGAAAATTTTTTCGCTTATTGCTGTAATTTCTGTTTTGGCCTCTTGTGGCCGCGGTGATCAGGGGCAATTGGTTGGTGCGCAGGGAAAGAAATGGCATCCCGAAAAACCATTGGGAATGACATTAATTCCCGGTGGCGCTTTTATTATGGGTAAGAGTGATGACGACATTGCCGGCCTGAACAATGCACCGCCAAAAACCGTTACAGTTCGTTCCTTTTATATGGACGAGACAGAAATTACCAATGCGGAGTATCGCCAGTTCGTAAATTGGGTGAAAGATTCAATCACCCGAATGAAGCTTGCGATTTTTGCCGAGGAAATTGGTGAAACCCCTGGAACGGGTGGAATTGGTGAATTTGCCTTTGCCGATAGCGAAGAAGGTGAAATGACCCCGTATGAGCAATACATGTACGATAACTACTTCAGCCTTGGGGGTTATGAAGGCAGAAAGATCAATAAAGATGTAGATATTATTTGGGACACCAGAGATTACCCCGATGCATATTATGCCGAGGTGATGGATACCCTTTATATTCCTATTGAAGAAGCCTACAACGGTCAGCGTTCTTTTGACGTGAACCACCTAAAATTCCGTTACACCTGGATGGACGTTAGTGGCGCCGCAAGAGCAGAACCCGGAAGACGTACCGATTTTATCGAAACCGAAGAAATTAAAATTTATCCCGATACCACCGTCTGGATCAAGGATTTTAACTATTCTTACAATGAGCCCATGCACAACGATTATTTTTGGCATGAGGCTTATGGTGAATACCCGGTGGTTGGGGTTTCGTGGAAACAGGCCCGTGCTTTTGCACAGTGGAGAACCCTTTACCACAACGCTTACCGAAAATCTAGAGGCAAGCACAATGTGAATTCTTACCGTTTGCCTACAGAGGCCGAATGGGAATATGCAGCCCGGGGCGGACTGGAATCTGCTACTTATCCATGGGGTGGGCCTTATACCAAGAACGACCGCGGTTGCTTTATGGCTAACTTCAAACCTCTAAGAGGAGATTACGCAGCAGACCAGGCTCTGTACACCGTAGAAGCCAAATCTTATGAGCCTAACGATTATGGGCTTTATAACATGGCCGGTAACGTGGCCGAATGGGTGTTCTCATCTTACGATCCCGCATCTTATGAGTATTCTTCATCCATGAACCCTTCGGTTAACGATGAGGCCAATATGAAAAAAGTTGTGCGTGGCGGGTCATGGAAAGATGTGGCATATTTTCTTCAGGTGAGTTCGCGTGATTACGAATACGCAGATTCTGCCCGTAGTTATATAGGCTTCAGAACCGTACAGGATTATTTGGGGACAGACCTTACCCTTAATCAAACAAGATAA